In a single window of the Pontibacter russatus genome:
- a CDS encoding ATP-binding protein: protein MKKVSVWVLALLAGVGALGSCDMRSNAGENYLEVIGEAEQTMPDAGYRLNLSYNGPVSLRDKFSAWADSLQREVPGMVLTSDNIYINYMPEQMGQQKITPNMMQSSISYNILAADSAMYGRILRDMLRRNIPFSLNISGTFLDQEQRRKVQQQLMQQALAHAKAKLGFLADGEGKYEIVGVEEMDNTVPYGPEYNDFNRRVVSRLKVKARRL from the coding sequence ATGAAAAAGGTGAGCGTTTGGGTGCTGGCGCTGCTGGCCGGTGTGGGCGCCCTCGGCAGCTGCGACATGCGCAGCAACGCCGGAGAGAATTACCTGGAGGTGATTGGCGAGGCCGAGCAGACTATGCCCGATGCCGGCTACCGGCTCAACCTCTCTTACAACGGGCCCGTGAGCCTGCGCGACAAGTTCTCGGCCTGGGCCGACTCGCTGCAGCGGGAGGTGCCCGGCATGGTGCTCACCAGCGACAACATCTACATCAACTACATGCCTGAGCAGATGGGGCAGCAGAAGATAACGCCGAACATGATGCAGTCCAGCATCTCCTACAATATCCTGGCCGCCGACAGCGCCATGTATGGCCGCATCCTGCGCGACATGCTGCGGCGCAACATCCCCTTCAGCCTGAACATATCAGGCACTTTTCTGGACCAGGAGCAGCGCCGGAAGGTGCAGCAGCAACTGATGCAGCAGGCCCTGGCGCATGCCAAAGCAAAACTCGGTTTTCTGGCCGACGGCGAGGGGAAGTATGAGATAGTTGGGGTGGAGGAGATGGACAACACGGTGCCGTACGGACCCGAGTATAACGATTTTAACCGCCGCGTGGTGTCGCGGCTCAAAGTAAAGGCCCGGCGGCTGTAG
- the gyrB gene encoding DNA topoisomerase (ATP-hydrolyzing) subunit B translates to MSEVEEKQLANDYSANSIQVLEGLEAVRKRPAMYIGDIGIKGLHHLVWEVVDNSIDEALAGHCDEISVAINEDNSVTVSDNGRGIPTDFHTKEGRSALEVVMTVLHAGGKFDKDTYKVSGGLHGVGVSCVNALSTDLHVTVHRNGKIFEQHYNIGVPAFPVREIGATDKTGTTVRFSPDASIFTTTEFKYDTIASRLRELSFLNKGIRINLQDLREMNEQGEPLSDSFLSEGGLKEFVTYLDETRETLIPEPIYVESEKNGVPVEIALQYNTSYAENIFSYVNNINTIEGGTHVAGFRRALTRTLKSYADKSGMLDKVKIEIAGDDFREGLTAVISVKVQEPQFEGQTKTKLGNSEVSGAVDTAVGEMLTQYLEENPKEARIIVQKVILAAQARFAARKAREMVQRKSVLSSTSLPGKLADCSDSNPENCEIYLVEGDSAGGSAKQGRNRKFQAILPLRGKILNVEKAQEHRIYENEEIKNMITALGVSFGTKEDDKALNMEKLRYHKVIIMTDADVDGSHIRTLILTFFFRYMKELIENGYIYIALPPLYLVKKGKEERYCWSEQDRVDAIQELGKGREESVGVQRYKGLGEMNPEQLWNTTMDPEHRSLKQVSIESAAEADHLFSMLMGDEVGPRRDFIERNAKYARVDV, encoded by the coding sequence ATGAGTGAAGTAGAAGAAAAACAGTTAGCCAACGATTATTCAGCAAATAGCATACAGGTACTGGAAGGGCTGGAGGCCGTGCGCAAGCGCCCCGCCATGTACATCGGCGACATCGGCATCAAGGGCCTCCACCACCTGGTGTGGGAGGTGGTGGACAACTCCATCGACGAAGCCTTGGCCGGCCACTGCGACGAAATCTCAGTGGCCATCAACGAAGACAACTCCGTGACCGTGTCGGACAACGGGCGCGGCATCCCGACAGACTTCCACACCAAAGAAGGCCGCTCGGCCCTGGAGGTGGTGATGACGGTGCTGCACGCAGGGGGTAAGTTCGACAAAGACACGTACAAGGTTTCCGGCGGTCTGCACGGGGTGGGTGTGTCCTGCGTGAATGCACTTTCCACCGACCTGCACGTGACGGTACACCGCAACGGCAAAATATTTGAACAACACTACAACATCGGCGTGCCCGCTTTCCCGGTGCGCGAAATCGGCGCTACGGACAAGACCGGAACTACTGTGCGTTTTTCGCCGGACGCTTCCATCTTCACCACCACCGAGTTTAAGTACGACACCATCGCCAGCCGCCTGCGCGAGCTGTCTTTCCTGAACAAGGGCATCCGCATTAACCTGCAGGACCTGCGCGAGATGAACGAGCAGGGGGAGCCGCTGAGCGATTCTTTCCTGTCGGAGGGGGGGCTGAAGGAGTTTGTGACTTACCTCGACGAGACGCGCGAGACGCTTATACCGGAACCCATATATGTGGAGAGCGAGAAGAACGGGGTGCCCGTGGAGATTGCCCTGCAGTACAACACCTCCTACGCCGAGAACATCTTCTCGTATGTCAACAACATCAACACCATTGAGGGCGGCACGCACGTGGCCGGTTTCCGCCGCGCCCTTACCCGCACGCTTAAGTCCTACGCCGATAAGTCGGGGATGCTGGACAAGGTGAAGATCGAGATTGCCGGAGACGACTTCCGGGAGGGCCTGACCGCCGTTATCTCCGTGAAAGTGCAGGAGCCGCAGTTTGAGGGCCAGACGAAGACCAAACTGGGTAACTCCGAGGTTTCCGGCGCCGTGGACACGGCCGTGGGCGAAATGCTGACCCAGTACCTGGAGGAGAACCCCAAGGAGGCCCGCATCATCGTGCAGAAGGTGATACTGGCGGCGCAGGCGCGTTTTGCGGCCCGCAAGGCCCGCGAGATGGTGCAGCGCAAGAGCGTGCTCTCCAGCACCAGCCTGCCCGGCAAACTGGCCGACTGCTCCGACAGCAACCCCGAGAACTGCGAGATTTACCTGGTGGAGGGCGACTCGGCGGGCGGTTCTGCCAAGCAGGGCCGTAACCGCAAGTTCCAGGCGATTCTGCCGCTGCGCGGTAAAATCCTGAACGTGGAGAAGGCGCAGGAGCACCGCATCTACGAGAACGAGGAAATCAAGAACATGATCACGGCCCTGGGGGTGAGCTTTGGCACGAAAGAAGACGACAAGGCCCTGAACATGGAGAAACTGCGCTACCACAAAGTCATCATCATGACGGATGCGGACGTGGACGGCTCGCACATCCGCACGCTCATCCTCACGTTCTTCTTCCGCTATATGAAAGAGCTGATTGAGAACGGCTATATATACATCGCGCTGCCGCCGCTGTACCTGGTGAAGAAGGGCAAGGAGGAACGCTACTGCTGGAGCGAGCAGGACCGCGTAGACGCCATACAGGAACTGGGCAAGGGCCGCGAGGAAAGCGTGGGCGTGCAGCGCTACAAGGGTCTGGGGGAGATGAACCCGGAGCAGCTCTGGAACACCACCATGGACCCCGAGCACCGCAGCCTCAAGCAGGTGTCCATCGAATCCGCCGCCGAGGCCGACCACCTGTTCTCGATGCTGATGGGCGACGAGGTGGGCCCGCGCCGCGACTTCATCGAGCGCAACGCCAAATACGCCCGCGTGGACGTGTAA
- a CDS encoding tyrosine-type recombinase/integrase produces MHHTPQAIEMTYTHFQGLARVDVRYLHRPRRLRPAAGLVVTGSRQHASEPLEKVPVRPVVRLQPLEQEGKALIQLSFQFNRDIYECLWRSRTATWAPALRCFTLPPDSASIHALLSELEGVAQVWLAQTMKVSDIGLLARLWEQTYKKGADYMACPLPYLEKLLLLNYSMSTIRTYHSLLLRFLNAHKASGQQAIQHFTEAEINGYYRNMVQSRQYSCSFVNQSINAIKFYYQRVLGRHEVQLNQVERPEKPERLPVVLSKQEVARILSVTENLKHRCMLQLLYAGGLRISEVINLRITDVQSGRNLLLIRGGKGKKDRTTLLSQKLLESLRAYYKVYRPKVWLFEGQTGGQYTVESIRSVFRASKEKAGVLVKATPHTLRHSFATHLLEQGTDLRYIQALLGHRNSKTTEIYTHVTSHSLEKIVSPLDNL; encoded by the coding sequence ATGCATCACACGCCCCAGGCAATTGAAATGACCTACACCCACTTCCAGGGCCTTGCCAGGGTAGACGTGCGTTACCTTCACCGCCCCAGGCGGCTCCGGCCGGCAGCGGGGCTGGTGGTGACGGGGAGCAGGCAGCATGCCTCGGAGCCGCTGGAGAAGGTGCCTGTGCGCCCGGTGGTGCGCCTGCAGCCGCTGGAGCAGGAGGGCAAGGCGTTGATACAACTCAGCTTTCAGTTTAACAGAGACATTTATGAGTGTCTGTGGCGCAGCCGCACAGCCACCTGGGCCCCGGCGCTCAGATGCTTTACCCTGCCGCCGGACAGCGCCAGCATCCATGCCCTGCTCTCAGAGCTGGAGGGCGTAGCGCAGGTATGGCTTGCCCAGACCATGAAGGTGAGCGACATTGGCCTGCTGGCCAGGCTCTGGGAGCAGACCTACAAAAAGGGGGCAGACTATATGGCCTGTCCGCTGCCTTACCTGGAGAAGCTGTTGCTGCTTAACTATAGTATGAGTACCATCCGCACCTACCACAGTCTTTTGCTTCGGTTTCTGAACGCACACAAAGCCTCCGGGCAGCAGGCGATACAACATTTTACCGAGGCGGAAATAAACGGCTACTACCGGAACATGGTGCAGAGCCGGCAGTATTCATGCTCTTTCGTAAATCAAAGCATCAATGCCATCAAGTTTTATTACCAGCGGGTACTGGGGCGGCACGAGGTGCAGCTAAACCAGGTAGAGCGCCCGGAGAAGCCCGAGCGGCTGCCTGTGGTGCTCAGCAAGCAGGAGGTGGCCCGGATTCTGTCGGTAACCGAGAACCTCAAGCACCGCTGCATGCTGCAACTGCTGTATGCCGGGGGTTTACGGATAAGCGAGGTGATAAACCTGCGGATTACGGATGTGCAGTCGGGCCGCAACCTGCTGCTGATACGCGGGGGCAAGGGCAAAAAGGACCGCACCACGCTGCTCTCGCAAAAGCTACTGGAGAGCCTCCGGGCCTATTACAAGGTATACCGCCCCAAGGTGTGGCTGTTTGAGGGGCAGACCGGCGGGCAGTACACCGTCGAAAGCATCCGGAGTGTGTTCCGGGCCAGCAAAGAGAAGGCGGGGGTGCTGGTAAAAGCCACGCCGCACACGCTGCGGCACTCGTTTGCCACGCACCTGTTGGAGCAGGGCACCGACCTGCGCTACATCCAGGCGCTGCTGGGCCACCGCAACAGCAAGACCACCGAAATCTATACGCACGTGACCAGCCACTCGCTTGAAAAGATAGTGAGCCCGCTTGATAATCTATAA
- a CDS encoding type II toxin-antitoxin system RelE/ParE family toxin, with product MEKIREIIAYRNYFEDFLKEQPVKVQDKIFKILEAIETLERVPQNYLKHLAGTDGLYEARVQLGSNIWRVFCFFDEGKLVILLNGFQKKAQKTPKKEIDRALQLMAEYYEGKR from the coding sequence ATGGAGAAAATTAGAGAAATCATTGCTTACAGAAACTACTTTGAAGATTTCTTAAAAGAGCAACCTGTTAAGGTGCAGGACAAGATATTCAAGATTTTGGAAGCGATAGAAACACTTGAACGAGTGCCTCAAAATTATCTGAAGCACTTAGCAGGTACGGACGGCCTTTATGAAGCAAGGGTGCAGCTCGGTTCTAACATCTGGCGGGTGTTCTGCTTCTTTGATGAAGGTAAACTGGTAATACTTCTAAATGGATTTCAGAAAAAGGCACAAAAAACACCAAAGAAAGAAATTGATAGGGCACTACAATTAATGGCTGAATATTATGAAGGGAAAAGATAA
- a CDS encoding helix-turn-helix domain-containing protein, which produces MKGKDNQKEVSSWADIKNRVYGVKGTARRDNLDREFESFKIGIELKKAREARHLTQQELGEIIDKKRTYISRVENDGSNLTLKTLFDIVEKGLGGKVKISIEL; this is translated from the coding sequence ATGAAGGGAAAAGATAATCAAAAAGAAGTTAGCTCTTGGGCAGACATCAAGAACAGAGTATACGGTGTTAAGGGAACAGCGAGACGCGATAACCTGGATAGGGAGTTCGAATCATTCAAGATAGGAATTGAACTAAAAAAAGCGCGTGAAGCAAGACATCTTACCCAGCAGGAATTAGGCGAAATTATTGATAAGAAAAGAACTTATATTTCAAGAGTTGAAAATGACGGAAGTAACCTTACACTTAAAACCTTATTTGACATAGTTGAAAAAGGCTTGGGCGGGAAAGTGAAAATCTCCATTGAGCTGTAA
- the cphA gene encoding cyanophycin synthetase produces the protein MKIAELKIMRGPNYWSIKHPKIIVLKLDLEDLQDIQTNEVPQLVQKLQKLFPGMITHRSSVGTEGGFFRLVQEGTTFSKVVQHVALELQTMAGMDSGYGRRYAANEPGMDWVVFSYQQERAGEYAAEAAVRITEALAKGERVSVAQDIARLHQIREDEYFGPSTEAIIQEAVSRNIPYIQNRNSNSIHLGYGVYQQRIQAAMTNKTSFFAVECAGDKNMTKLILDEAGIPVPQGQIVYDAAELAEAVEELGYPIVTKPLDANQGKGVSINIQTWKDALKGLAEARRFSGAVLVEQFIQGSDYRLLVIDGKFIAAARRTPAMVVGDGLSTIRQLVNAVNKDPRRGVGHEKALTHIKIDKLTRGILREKGLTLQSVLAEGETLYLKNTANLSTGGTATDVTDMVHPYNVLMAERIAGIVGLDICGIDVMASDIAIPLPETRGAVIEVNAAPGLRMHISPTEGLPRNVADPIINMMFPYGCPSRIPIVAVTGTNGKTTTTRLIAHMLKFKGYKVGFTTTDGIYIQDRKIIKGDTTGSFSSEFVLKDPTVNYAVLECARGGLLRSGLAFTQCDIGIVTNVSADHLGLKDINTVEEMADVKAVIPKTVYADGYAILNADDDLVYNMANGLRCKVALFSMDEDNARIRDHIAKGGLAAVFEDGYISIFKNTYKIRVDRVADVPLTFGGKAEFNIQNVLAATLAGYIAHLEIGEIKTALRTFIPSSETTPGRMNLFQLPRYDVLIDYAHNTAGMQAISGFISKVQARPKIGILAGIGDRRDEDTREVGRIAAEVFDEIIIRQDTDLRGASGRKINNLLKEGIFSVKPELEPREINQEMRALAYALEYAPEGAFIALFAENIPEAVKLVESFRIIQHRKQATDQLS, from the coding sequence ATGAAGATCGCAGAACTCAAAATAATGCGCGGGCCAAACTACTGGTCCATCAAACACCCTAAAATCATTGTCCTGAAGCTGGACCTGGAGGATTTGCAGGATATACAGACAAATGAGGTGCCGCAACTGGTGCAGAAGCTGCAGAAGCTGTTTCCGGGCATGATCACCCACCGCTCCTCTGTCGGCACCGAGGGCGGCTTCTTCCGGCTGGTGCAGGAAGGCACCACCTTCAGCAAGGTGGTGCAGCACGTGGCGCTGGAACTGCAGACCATGGCGGGCATGGACAGCGGGTACGGACGGCGCTACGCAGCCAACGAGCCGGGAATGGACTGGGTGGTATTCTCTTATCAGCAGGAGCGCGCCGGGGAATATGCGGCGGAGGCTGCCGTGCGCATCACGGAGGCGTTGGCGAAGGGTGAGCGGGTGAGCGTGGCACAGGACATCGCCAGGCTGCACCAGATCCGGGAAGACGAGTATTTCGGCCCCAGCACCGAGGCCATTATCCAGGAGGCGGTTTCGCGCAACATCCCCTACATCCAGAACAGGAACAGCAACAGCATCCACCTGGGCTACGGGGTATACCAGCAGCGCATACAGGCCGCCATGACGAACAAGACTTCCTTCTTTGCCGTGGAGTGCGCCGGCGACAAGAACATGACGAAGCTCATCTTAGATGAAGCGGGCATCCCGGTGCCACAGGGGCAAATTGTGTATGACGCAGCCGAACTGGCGGAGGCCGTGGAGGAACTGGGCTACCCCATCGTGACAAAGCCGCTGGATGCCAACCAGGGCAAAGGCGTCAGCATTAACATCCAGACGTGGAAGGACGCGCTGAAGGGGCTGGCCGAAGCCAGGCGCTTTTCGGGTGCGGTGCTGGTGGAGCAGTTTATCCAGGGCTCCGATTACCGCCTGCTGGTGATTGACGGCAAATTCATAGCCGCCGCCAGGCGCACGCCTGCCATGGTAGTGGGAGACGGGCTGTCGACCATCCGGCAGTTGGTGAACGCCGTGAACAAAGACCCGCGCCGGGGTGTGGGCCATGAGAAGGCGCTCACGCACATCAAAATCGACAAGCTGACGAGGGGGATTTTACGGGAGAAAGGGCTGACGCTGCAGTCGGTGCTGGCAGAAGGCGAAACGCTCTACCTCAAGAACACCGCCAACCTGAGCACCGGCGGCACCGCCACCGACGTGACTGACATGGTACACCCCTACAACGTGCTGATGGCGGAGCGTATTGCCGGCATTGTGGGGCTGGATATATGCGGCATCGACGTGATGGCCTCCGACATTGCCATCCCGCTGCCCGAGACAAGAGGCGCCGTGATAGAGGTGAACGCCGCCCCCGGCCTGCGCATGCACATCTCCCCCACCGAAGGCCTGCCGCGCAACGTGGCCGACCCCATTATCAACATGATGTTCCCTTATGGCTGCCCCTCCCGCATCCCGATTGTGGCCGTGACCGGCACCAACGGCAAAACCACCACTACCCGCCTGATTGCGCACATGCTCAAGTTCAAGGGATATAAAGTCGGCTTCACCACCACCGATGGCATTTATATACAGGACAGGAAAATTATAAAGGGGGATACCACCGGCTCGTTCAGCAGCGAGTTTGTGCTCAAAGACCCTACTGTGAACTATGCCGTGCTGGAGTGCGCGCGGGGCGGCCTGCTGCGTTCGGGCCTCGCCTTCACGCAGTGCGACATCGGCATTGTGACGAACGTGTCTGCCGACCACCTCGGGCTGAAGGACATCAACACCGTGGAGGAAATGGCCGACGTGAAAGCCGTGATACCGAAAACAGTGTACGCAGACGGATACGCCATCCTCAACGCCGACGACGACCTGGTATACAACATGGCCAACGGGCTGCGCTGCAAAGTGGCGCTGTTCAGCATGGACGAGGACAATGCCCGCATCCGGGACCACATCGCGAAAGGCGGGCTTGCTGCCGTTTTTGAGGACGGCTATATCTCCATCTTCAAGAACACCTATAAAATACGGGTGGACCGCGTGGCCGACGTGCCGCTGACGTTTGGGGGAAAGGCAGAATTCAATATTCAGAACGTGCTGGCCGCCACACTGGCCGGTTATATAGCGCACCTCGAGATTGGCGAAATCAAGACGGCGCTGCGTACGTTTATCCCTTCCTCCGAAACCACCCCCGGCCGCATGAACCTGTTTCAGTTGCCCAGGTACGACGTGCTGATCGACTATGCCCACAACACCGCCGGCATGCAGGCCATCAGCGGCTTTATCAGCAAGGTGCAGGCGCGCCCCAAAATAGGCATACTGGCTGGCATTGGCGACAGGCGGGACGAGGACACGCGCGAGGTGGGTCGTATTGCCGCCGAAGTGTTTGATGAAATTATCATCCGCCAGGACACCGACCTGCGAGGTGCCAGCGGCAGGAAAATAAACAACCTGTTGAAGGAGGGCATTTTCTCTGTGAAGCCGGAACTGGAGCCAAGGGAAATAAATCAGGAGATGCGCGCACTGGCCTATGCGCTGGAGTACGCGCCGGAGGGGGCCTTCATCGCGCTGTTTGCCGAGAACATACCCGAGGCGGTAAAACTGGTGGAGAGTTTCCGGATAATCCAGCACCGCAAGCAGGCCACAGACCAGCTTAGCTGA